The Chitinophagaceae bacterium genome window below encodes:
- a CDS encoding acyl-CoA dehydrogenase, with product MDFQLTEEQIAIRDMARQFAERELLPGVIERDEEERFPKEEVKKMGELGFLGMMISPKYGGIGADALSYVLAMEEISKIDASASVCMSVNNSLVCGGLEKYGNEEQKQRYLIPLAKGDVIGAFCLSEPEAGSDASSQKTIAEDKGDYYLLNGVKNWITNGNSASTYIVMAQTDPSKKHKGINALIVERGMEGFVVGKKERKLGIRASDTHSLLFQDVRVPKKNRIGEEGFGFKFAMEVLNGGRIGIAAQALGIASGAYELSVRYSQQRKTFGKLLSEHQSVQFKLAEMATSIEASRLLCFQAAFLKDNGKDYSQASAFAKLFASQTAMDVSIEAVQIHGGYGYVKEYHVERLMRDAKITQIYEGTSEIQKMVIAREILRSK from the coding sequence ATGGATTTTCAATTAACAGAAGAACAAATAGCCATAAGAGATATGGCAAGGCAATTTGCGGAGAGAGAATTGTTGCCGGGAGTTATAGAAAGGGATGAGGAGGAGCGTTTTCCGAAAGAAGAGGTAAAAAAAATGGGAGAGTTGGGATTTTTAGGGATGATGATTTCTCCGAAGTACGGTGGGATAGGTGCAGATGCTCTTTCTTATGTATTAGCCATGGAAGAAATATCTAAAATAGATGCTTCCGCCTCTGTTTGTATGTCGGTAAATAATTCATTGGTCTGTGGTGGTTTAGAAAAATACGGGAATGAGGAGCAGAAGCAAAGATATTTAATTCCTTTAGCAAAAGGTGATGTAATAGGTGCTTTTTGTCTTTCAGAACCTGAGGCTGGTTCGGATGCAAGTTCTCAAAAAACTATAGCGGAAGACAAGGGAGACTATTACCTTCTCAATGGAGTAAAGAATTGGATAACAAATGGAAATAGTGCTTCTACTTATATTGTTATGGCACAGACAGATCCTTCTAAAAAACATAAAGGGATTAATGCACTTATTGTAGAAAGAGGTATGGAAGGGTTTGTAGTGGGTAAAAAAGAAAGAAAATTAGGAATACGGGCTTCGGATACTCATTCTTTATTATTTCAAGATGTGCGTGTTCCTAAAAAAAATAGAATTGGAGAGGAAGGATTTGGTTTTAAATTTGCTATGGAAGTATTAAATGGGGGGAGGATAGGTATTGCTGCTCAGGCATTAGGTATTGCTTCGGGTGCTTATGAATTATCTGTTCGTTATTCTCAGCAAAGGAAGACGTTTGGGAAGTTATTATCAGAGCATCAATCTGTTCAATTTAAGCTTGCAGAAATGGCTACAAGTATAGAGGCATCTCGGTTATTGTGTTTTCAGGCAGCTTTTTTGAAAGATAATGGTAAAGATTATTCGCAGGCAAGTGCTTTTGCGAAGCTTTTTGCATCTCAAACAGCTATGGATGTAAGCATAGAAGCGGTTCAAATACACGGAGGATATGGCTATGTGAAAGAATATCATGTGGAGAGATTAATGCGGGATGCTAAAATAACGCAAATATACGAGGGGACTTCTGAAATTCAGAAAATGGTGATAGCAAGAGAGATACTCAGGTCAAAATAA
- a CDS encoding ATP-dependent 6-phosphofructokinase: MSKKKVLVLTGGGDCPGLNAVIRGIVKRSQQEKNWEIWGSMEAYNGVLRDPQELVLLDNQVVKGIHVTGGTIIGTTNKGGPFNWPTKNSDGTWKGVDRSDELVYKLKKMGFIGVISIGGDGSQRISQDLFEKGLPVVGVPKTIDNDLSSTDFTFGFQTAVQIASDAFDKLVTTAASHHRVIILEVMGRTAGWIALHAAISGGAEVCLIPEIPYDIEKIKQRIEQRYNNGKGFANIVVAEGAYPKKGNIVTKKNTEVGYENIRLGGVAFHLAQELKDAGCTADIRETVLGHVQRGGSPIAFDRILALQFGVKAFEMVLEKQFGKMVVYKNNTIATTTLSEAIKEINLVNTDSYLVKAARGLGISFGDV, encoded by the coding sequence ATGTCAAAAAAAAAGGTATTAGTTTTAACCGGAGGAGGCGATTGCCCTGGATTAAACGCTGTAATAAGAGGTATAGTGAAGCGTTCTCAACAAGAAAAAAATTGGGAGATATGGGGAAGTATGGAAGCATATAATGGAGTTTTACGAGATCCTCAGGAATTAGTTTTGTTAGATAATCAAGTGGTAAAAGGCATTCATGTAACAGGCGGAACCATCATTGGAACTACAAATAAAGGAGGACCTTTTAATTGGCCCACCAAAAACTCAGATGGAACATGGAAAGGAGTAGATAGAAGTGATGAACTCGTATACAAACTAAAAAAAATGGGCTTTATAGGAGTCATTAGTATAGGTGGAGATGGTTCACAACGTATTTCACAAGATCTTTTTGAAAAAGGACTTCCCGTAGTGGGTGTTCCTAAAACTATAGATAATGACCTTTCATCTACAGATTTTACTTTTGGATTTCAAACCGCAGTCCAAATTGCATCAGATGCCTTTGATAAATTAGTAACAACCGCAGCCAGTCATCACCGAGTTATTATTTTAGAGGTAATGGGCAGAACGGCTGGCTGGATAGCTCTTCACGCAGCTATATCTGGAGGAGCAGAAGTTTGTCTTATCCCCGAAATACCATACGATATTGAAAAAATAAAACAACGTATAGAACAAAGATATAATAATGGAAAAGGGTTTGCAAATATAGTTGTTGCAGAAGGAGCATACCCTAAAAAAGGAAATATAGTTACCAAAAAAAATACAGAGGTAGGATACGAAAATATACGACTTGGAGGAGTAGCATTTCATTTAGCACAAGAACTAAAAGACGCGGGATGCACCGCTGATATAAGAGAAACCGTTTTAGGGCATGTGCAAAGAGGAGGTTCTCCCATAGCTTTTGATAGAATTTTAGCACTCCAGTTTGGAGTAAAAGCTTTTGAGATGGTATTAGAAAAACAATTTGGAAAAATGGTCGTTTATAAAAATAATACCATAGCAACTACTACCTTATCCGAAGCCATAAAAGAAATAAACCTCGTAAATACAGATTCTTACTTAGTAAAAGCCGCAAGAGGTTTAGGTATTTCTTTCGGAGATGTATAG